The following proteins come from a genomic window of Trifolium pratense cultivar HEN17-A07 linkage group LG4, ARS_RC_1.1, whole genome shotgun sequence:
- the LOC123881940 gene encoding uncharacterized protein LOC123881940: MSEQGAHTTTAAASDVAFLNVEAAQEIDQVHGSYVCGVVNSINTYQMEYDPYSRSGRLPQCFVREFGDLIDEHVILQDPKHNEIEVRVLKKCSEMYFEQGWTTVRDFYHMWFGGWLSFKYVSPKLLAITLMTRWGTEVVYPFHDPPFKQLLATGGVDPKICSATLPRISSNPFVFPMSFRRSYFKRLTSYDVESGILVLPWYGFGEFAFAFTFSKLVLVDHTGCRYPCSIQFSVDDEGELACKVFGYWMEFCKKHQLLQGDRIRFAVNEPTRDHVLYACVYPQIGVETTLSYPLNDGSYLPLYVSQQHFVVPF, from the exons ATGAGTGAACAGGGAGCACACACAACAACAGCGGCAGCCTCCGACGTAG CATTTCTCAATGTTGAAGCTGCTCAGGAGATTGATCAGGTTCATGGTTCTTATGTATGTGGAGTTGTTAACAGTATCAATACATACCAGATGGAGTATGATCCTTACAGT AGATCTGGTAGATTACCTCAGTGCTTTGTTCGGGAGTTCGGTGACCTGATCGATGAACATGTAATTCTGCAGGATCCAAAACACAATGAGATTGAGGTCCGGGTTTTGAAAAAATGTAGTGAAATGTATTTTGAACAGGGATGGACCACTGTTAGGGATTTTTATCATATGTGGTTTGGAGGTTGGCTCAGTTTTAAGTATGTTAGTCCCAAGCTTCTGGCCATAACTCTCATGACAAGATGGGGTACTGAAGTTGTATATCCTTTCCATGATCCTCCCTTTAAGCAGTTATTGGCTACTGGAGGTGTTGACCCTAAAATTTGTTCAGCAACTCTCCCGCGAATTTCATCCAATCCTTTTGTGTTTCCGATGTCATTCCGCCGTTCTTACTTTAAGAGATTGACATCGTATGATGTTGAATCTGGAATTCTG GTTTTGCCATGGTATGGTTTTGGTGAATTCGCATTTGCATTTACTTTTAGCAAATTGGTATTGGTTGATCATACTGGATGTCGATATCCATGTAGCATACAATTCAGCGTTGATGACGAGGGTGAACTAGCTTGCAAGGTGTTTGGTTATTGGATGGAGTTCTGTAAAAAACATCAGCTGTTACAAGGTGACAGAATACGTTTCGCTGTCAACGAGCCTACACGGGATCATGTCCTCTATGCTTGTGTTTATCCTCAGATCGGAGTAGAAACCACTCTCAGTTACCCTTTGAACGATGGTTCTTATTTACCCTTGTATGTATCCCAGCAACATTTTGTAGTGCCGTTCTGA
- the LOC123922704 gene encoding beta-galactosidase 1-like, with product MQKIGGGGDGYGRCFDLACLKSSMKLDLWMSINSKWAADMAIGLGTGVPWIMCKQDDAPDPVINTCNGFYCDYFSPNTAYKPKMWTEAWTGWFTEFGGPVPHRPAEDLAFSIARFTGRN from the exons ATGCAAAAG attggaggtggtggtgatggtTATGGTAGATG TTTTGATCTTGCATGTTTGAAATCCTCCATGAAATTGGATCTTTGGATGTCAATAAACTCAAAGTGGGCAGCAGATATGGCTATAGGACTTGGTACCGGAGTTCCGTGGATCATGTGCAAGCAAGATGATGCTCCTGATCCTGTC ATTAACACTTGCAATGGCTTCTATTGTGATTATTTCTCTCCAAATACGGCTTACAAACCAAAGATGTGGACAGAAGCTTGGACTGGCTG GTTTACCGAGTTTGGAGGTCCGGTACCTCACCGACCTGCTGAAGACTTGGCATTTTCAATTGCAAGATTTACAG GTAGAAACTGA